From one Colletotrichum destructivum chromosome 3, complete sequence genomic stretch:
- a CDS encoding Putative coenzyme Q-binding protein COQ10, translated as MTTARPLLRLSSPLRTLPIQQAPITIAQQQLRRHFFSLPNLSSSAETQTLTACRTMPYPSAQLYDVISDVDAYDTFVPYCAQSRVTQWTSPDASGRRWPAQADLRVGWGGFEETFTSRLHCVPGKSVEAVSGADVEGSSPGNGGEGGAVFRSLVTKWQLRPLSSGTGTEVDLVIRFQFANPLYSAVSAAVSDKVAGVMIQAFEKRVKALLGVPRL; from the coding sequence ATGACGACCGCTcggcccctcctccgcctctcctcccccctccgaACTCTTCCTATTCAGCAGGCGCCCATAACCATCGCTCAACAACAACTGCGACGGCACTTCTTCAGCCTCCCCAacctctcctcctcggccgaaACCCAGACCCTCACGGCCTGCCGGACGATGCCCTATCCCTCCGCCCAGCTCTACGATGTTATctccgacgtcgacgcctaCGACACATTTGTTCCCTATTGCGCCCAGTCCCGCGTCACGCAATGGACGTCCCCGGACGCCTCCGGCCGTCGCTGGCCCGCCCAGGCCGACCTGCGCGTTGGCTGGGGAGGCTTTGAGGAGACCTTTACCAGCAGGCTGCACTGCGTGCCCGGGAAGAGCGTGGAGGCCGTaagcggcgccgacgtcgagggctCGAGCCCGGGCAAcggcggggaagggggcgccGTGTTCAGGAGCCTAGTGACCAAGTGGCAGCTGCGGCCACTGTCGTCCGGGACGGGCACCGAGGTGGATCTGGTTATCCGATTCCAGTTCGCAAACCCTTTGTACTCCgccgtcagcgccgccgtGTCTGATAAGGTAGCCGGTGTCATGATCCAGGCGTTCGAGAAGAGAGTGAAGGCCCTCCTGGGCGTCCCCAGGCTATAA